Proteins from a genomic interval of Arachis hypogaea cultivar Tifrunner chromosome 10, arahy.Tifrunner.gnm2.J5K5, whole genome shotgun sequence:
- the LOC140175657 gene encoding uncharacterized protein produces MTPYKALYGRDPPSLVKYEITPNHDHSLQELLLERDPLLDQLKVNMNYAQQSMKAFADRKRRQGELVVGYLVLVKLQPYRQHSVALRKNQKLEMRYFGSFKIVHKVSPVTYKLKLPNKAKIHDVFHISLLKKFKGDGKLPYLPMPLKTTKGGLVVFPTGILVKRTIVQGGRELQQLLVQ; encoded by the coding sequence ATGACTCCCTATAAGGCCCTCTATGGCAGAGATCCCCCCTCTTTGGTTAAGTATGAAATTACTCCTAATCATGATCATTCATTGCAAGAGTTACTTCTAGAAAGGGATCCGTTGTTGGATCAACTTAAGGTTAATATGAATTATGCTCAACAGTCTATGAAGGCTTTTGCAGATAGAAAGCGCAGACAGGGTGAATTAGTAGTAGGTTATTTGGTTTTGGTAAAACTACAACCTTACCGACAACACTCAGTTGCCTTAAGAAAAAATCAGAAGTTGGAAATGCGATATTTTGGTTCCTTCAAAATTGTCCACAAGGTAAGCCCTGTAACGTACAAATTAAAATTACCTAATAAGGCTAAAATACATGATGTGTTTCATATTTCGCTGCTCAAGAAGTTCAAGGGAGATGGCAAGCTTCCTTATCTTCCAATGCCTTTAAAGACTACTAAAGGAGGACTTGTTGTTTTCCCTACCGGCATTTTGGTTAAGAGGACTATTGTGCAAGGTGGTCGTGAGCTGCAACAACTCTTAGTCCAATGA